A single window of Anopheles moucheti chromosome 2, idAnoMoucSN_F20_07, whole genome shotgun sequence DNA harbors:
- the LOC128303519 gene encoding ribonucleases P/MRP protein subunit POP1, translating into MASANMQFDAAIGGNVTLPKSVELVSFAESRKEEVCQMLRNMTSTIHQRKLMHQSLPIHMRRRAMSYDVKRLPRKFRAVHLAQFSKSGVSEKKKRPSRKFRRKAHNLLKEYERRKRAFVWLETHVWHAKRFRMSSRWGYKIPLTPYNKVYRSSYRATSKHCLVHDLSYEGCVEVNGTETILKEGFRRLCSERTGLTVAAKAYSAGQRAGYVWLYEDGTYPYNCLGKVRFVWRASGSCDNIERRTIWLFAHPTFYRPLVEQLVQVFQLKNALRETNQTIEDITRNPADIRCPRYTSKSGVEVVELKETLNRFHLTGPLSHATIVKTFRLFTPPTQTKPTHRTWWNDFVESTPRYNKILSQQTNYWADIKDLTSPGELSPGEVVALLVQDPRLNRPTRRTKALPNVPARYNFTQSIPPEQVQPRAIRSFSPLWDETIRQRISEEMKTTHELNQLRSVETLLPGEPCVSETHLQPLPILLLQSPGSQDADYKRLGYGSGWEVIVPAGYGLAVWHSLVMWGAKPVGQKELDMVALESGHDRSGVPDTVLGKDEAVHKHSESLGRYFKRPNNKRVNYTKLAIASPFRCPWTQLVQEWNSAQRGSDRPYFVLRDQEALAKLKLALDRKFNVHSIGLPPDALVPVLLTLKTRGNPGDNAIICLPNRGDFRANKSNRLSAIHGPVYVEPARKDPHGAERIVLRAQHLKALKRLRNRRVREKIRLQRANPGVLVRIPQANNRALVEEQLKRMAELWLPAKPATIRNQCSRECFGYVTQGGFSLSEGTVNGIGYVTAKGLVKLFKICTKGTVKVLVRGTRTRGYRFATIRLAY; encoded by the coding sequence ATGGCGTCGGCCAATATGCAGTTCGATGCTGCCATCGGTGGGAACGTGACACTGCCAAAAAGCGTGGAGCTGGTCAGTTTTGCCGAGAGCCGGAAGGAAGAGGTGTGCCAGATGCTGCGCAACATGACCAGCACAATCCACCAGCGGAAGCTAATGCATCAATCGCTACCCATTCATATGCGCCGTCGGGCCATGTCGTACGATGTGAAGCGTTTGCCCCGGAAGTTCCGTGCCGTGCACCTGGCCCAATTCAGCAAGAGCGGCGTgtcggagaagaaaaaacggcCCTCTCGCAAGTTCCGGCGCAAAGCGCACAATCTGCTCAAGGAATACGAACGACGAAAGCGAGCGTTCGTCTGGCTTGAAACGCACGTCTGGCATGCCAAGCGGTTCCGCATGTCATCCCGCTGGGGATACAAGATACCGCTAACACCGTACAATAAAGTGTACCGGTCGAGCTATCGGGCCACCTCCAAGCACTGCTTGGTGCATGATCTTTCGTACGAAGGTTGTGTAGAAGTAAATGGGACGGAAACCATTCTGAAGGAAGGCTTCCGGAGGTTATGTAGCGAGCGAACAGGACTTACCGTAGCTGCGAAGGCTTACTCAGCTGGGCAGCGTGCGGGTTACGTTTGGCTGTATGAAGATGGAACGTATCCGTACAATTGTCTCGGCAAAGTGCGGTTCGTATGGCGTGCATCTGGAAGCTGCGATAACATCGAACGACGAACGATCTGGCTGTTTGCTCATCCAACGTTTTACCGCCCGTTGGTCGAACAGTTGGTCCAAGTTTTTCAGCTCAAAAATGCATTAcgcgaaacaaaccaaaccattgAAGACATTACAAGGAATCCAGCCGACATTCGCTGTCCACGATACACTTCCAAATCCGGTGTGGAGGTTGTTGAGCTGAAGGAAACACTGAATCGATTTCATCTCACGGGACCTCTTTCTCACGCGACAATCGTTAAAACGTTTCGTTTGTTCACTCCACCAACACAGACGAAACCGACTCATCGGACCTGGTGGAATGATTTTGTCGAAAGCACCCCGAGGTACAACAAAATACTATCACAGCAAACGAACTACTGGGCGGACATTAAAGATCTTACCTCACCGGGCGAACTAAGTCCGGGAGAGGTGGTTGCTCTGCTCGTACAAGATCCGCGACTGAATCGACCCACCAGACGCACCAAAGCACTGCCCAATGTGCCCGCACGATACAACTTCACACAAAGCATCCCACCGGAGCAGGTGCAACCCCGAGCGATCAGAAGCTTTTCACCCCTGTGGGACGAAACGATCCGGCAACGTATCAGCGAAGAGATGAAAACGACTCACGAGTTGAATCAGCTGCGTAGCGTCGAAACGCTGCTACCCGGAGAACCGTGCGTGTCGGAAACACATCTTCAGCCGCTGCCTATCCTTTTGCTGCAATCACCCGGTTCGCAGGATGCCGACTACAAACGACTCGGGTACGGTTCCGGCTGGGAAGTAATCGTGCCCGCCGGGTATGGTTTGGCCGTGTGGCATTCGTTGGTGATGTGGGGTGCGAAACCGGTCGGACAGAAGGAGCTGGACATGGTCGCGCTTGAGTCCGGGCACGATCGTTCCGGTGTGCCGGACACGGTGCTCGGTAAAGATGAAGCCGTTCACAAGCATTCAGAATCATTGGGCAGATACTTTAAGCGCCCGAACAATAAGCGGGTGAACTACACAAAACTTGCCATTGCATCGCCATTTCGGTGTCCCTGGACACAGCTCGTTCAAGAGTGGAACAGTGCGCAACGTGGGTCCGATCGGCCATACTTCGTGCTGCGCGATCAAGAAGCACTAGCAAAACTGAAGCTCGCTTTGGATCGCAAATTCAACGTTCACTCCATTGGTCTTCCACCGGATGCACTCGTGCCCGTCCTACTTACGCTTAAAACGCGCGGCAATCCGGGCGATAATGCGATCATCTGTCTGCCCAACCGTGGTGACTTCCGCGCGAACAAAAGCAATCGCCTATCGGCCATCCATGGGCCGGTCTATGTGGAACCCGCCCGTAAAGATCCACACGGCGCTGAACGGATCGTGTTACGGGCGCAACATCTAAAAGCACTGAAGCGGCTACGGAACCGACGGGTACGGGAGAAGATACGCTTGCAGCGTGCCAATCCGGGTGTGCTGGTGCGAATCCCGCAGGCAAACAACCGTGCGCTGGTCGAGGAACAGCTGAAACGGATGGCTGAACTGTGGCTACCGGCGAAACCGGCCACCATTCGCAACCAGTGCAGCCGGGAGTGCTTCGGCTATGTAACGCAGGGTGGATTCAGCCTGTCGGAGGGAACGGTCAACGGAATTGGATACGTAACGGCGAAGGGTTTAGTGAAGCTATTTAAAATCTGCACCAAAGGTACGGTCAAAGTGCTCGTAAGGGGTACACGTACCAGAGGCTATCGGTTCGCCACAATACGCTTAGCATACTAA
- the LOC128303528 gene encoding acyl-protein thioesterase 1 produces MAAAPVIIPSVAKHTSTLIFLHGLGDTGHGWATSMGSLRTPDMKVICPTAPNMPVTMNGGFRLNSWFDLKSISISDPEDEEGIKKATRYVHDLIQSEMKAGITSNRIMLGGFSQGGALALYAGLTFAEPLAGVMALSCWLPLHKSFPSVRKCPDTVPILQCHGDCDPIVFYKFGQLSSSVLKSFMKNSHFQTYQGLGHSSCDAELSDMKKFIDDHVPRQ; encoded by the exons ATGGCTGCTGCACCTGTTATCATTCCATCGGTAGCGAAGCACACATCAACG CTAATCTTCCTACATGGCCTTGGCGATACCGG CCATGGCTGGGCAACGTCGATGGGATCGCTCCGTACGCCGGACATGAAGGTAATTTGTCCAACCGCACCGAACATGCCAGTCACGATGAATGGTGGATTTCGGTTGAACTCGTGGTTCGATCTTAAATCCATCTCGATCAGCGACCCGGAAGATGAGGAGGGTATCAAAAAGGCGACCCGATACGTACACGACCTGATCCAGAGTGAAATGAAGGCCGGTATAACCTCGAATCGGATCATGCTCGGTGGGTTTTCGCAGGGTGGTGCCCTTGCCCTGTACGCGGGGTTAACGTTTGCGGAACCGTTGGCTGGTGTGATGGCCCTTTCCTGTTGGTTGCCATTGCACAAAAGCTTCCCGAGCGTGCGAAAGTGTCCCGATACGGTGCCG ATCCTTCAGTGCCACGGTGACTGTGATCCGATCGTGTTCTACAAGTTTGGTCAATTATCATCCAGTGTGTTGAAATCGTTCATGAAGAATTCGCACTTTCAAACGTACCAGGGGCTGGGCCACAGCTCCTGCGATGCAGAATTGAGCGATATGAAG AAATTCATCGATGATCATGTTCCTCGTCAGTGA
- the LOC128301930 gene encoding F-box only protein 25 — translation MPFISKDWRSPGDSWVKTDEGWEKLKVLECVKRKRSISECSNTSDTENDNENGDNEVVPPHCHITLKCTREIAGFNGLGEAVRRLDFRSSVRDGRRFNYVCALLRLLVSSKGITSLPGGAQRLLLQMLEEVATHVSDSQQNINVLRGLVQQLRALLNQENQKCWGKPLGSQTLWAEHVQTIQRIQDIASQIEIKEPGPNIRPKLHDLPEECVREIILRITDYKDLEASASAWSLMAALISEQRVWRELSHYHFTKQQIDVILEKMCLQDTKERHRNWQAIYHALRKMYGVREELQYAEILAFCRLCRCLFWPSAGHPCIVDQCPDFRQRVQEAGNSNNNETQPVPPAKFLQYFSL, via the exons GAGCATTTCGGAGTGCAGCAATACTAGCGACACTGAAAACGATAATGAGAATGG TGACAACGAAGTAGTACCACCGCACTGTCACATTACGCTGAAGTGTACTCGCGAGATTGCCGGTTTCAATGGGCTCGGCGAGGCTGTTCGGCGGCTTGACTTTCGCAGCTCGGTGCGCGACGGCCGCCGGTTTAACTATGTGTGCGCCCTGTTGCGTTTGCTCGTTTCCAGCAAAGGTATCACCAGTCTTCCGGGCGGTGCCCAACGGCTATTGCTGCAGATGCTGGAGGAAGTGGCCACGCACGTGAGCGACTCGCAGCAGAACATCAATGTGTTGCGCGGTCTGGTCCAGCAGCTGCGTGCGCTGCTAAATCAGGAGAATCAGAAGTGCTGGGGCAAACCGCTCGGTAGCCAAACGTTGTGGGCTGAGCATGTGCAAACAATCCAGCGCATACAGGATATAGCTAGTCAGATTGAAATTAAGGAG CCCGGTCCAAACATTCGTCCAAAACTACACGACCTGCCCGAGGAGTGTGTGCGGGAAATCATACTCCGAATCACCGACTACAAGGACCTGGAAGCTTCTGCGTCCGCGTGGTCGCTAATGGCGGCCCTCATCTCCGAACAGCGTGTGTGGCGTGAGCTGTCACACTATCACTTTACCAAGCAGCAAATCGATGTGATATTAGAGAAGATGTGTCTGCAGGATACGAAGGAGCGGCACCGCAACTGGCAAGCGATCTATCACGCCTTGAGAAA aatgtACGGAGTACGCGAGGAGCTACAGTATGCGGAAATTTTAGCCTTCTGTCGGCTGTGTCGTTGCCTGTTCTGGCCATCCGCCGGACATCCGTGCATCGTTGACCAATGTCCCGACTTTCGGCAACGCGTCCAGGAAGCGGGCAATAGCAATAACAACGAAACGCAACCCGTACCGCCGGCAAAGTTTCTGCAATACTTTTCACTGTAA